One stretch of Corynebacterium imitans DNA includes these proteins:
- a CDS encoding AAA family ATPase has translation MRIHSLTITNFRAIEHLELKELPETGVIIVHGPNEAGKSTILEGIDLVLNERHSAKGKKIAKYAPANKDVGPEVELSAAVGEVEFTVRKRWLKSPQAELTVRAPRRENFTGRNADDELARILDEHLDRTLMETLFLRQGELDPAVQAAGVPTIATALDAGEGAGESGAEDTQLMQEVDAEYAKYWTNAANPKPKAAFKKLATDVEQAREEYEARVAEVESLSRYVDEVARREEEITQVDTELPGAEEALAKRVQEAKAAEELAEKLGQANAKREQAAHERKRATQDLEARTALAERVAVLRKEEADLRTSLEPAREAAEDEETQVTQLREGLTKAKEAVAAARAEVKKAEQRRDFARATQRHATVEAHLKRVKEAEKAYREALDATPAKEITDADVRAAETAENEVALQRKLRDAASSKVELSGKDGTVTVDGETVEVQATESAEINVFDGTRIDIEGFQLTYRAAQGAQDPREAVREAEAALAELLEAAGCESVEELRDLRDAHKAQAAEVEAARRRREDVLAGADREELASEHERLAASIAELAEALGVDDKAESIDEADAENAVRDAHTALGAAEREAEQAEAALKPYAELKAAKALAVLEARVEAKATEAAGADKEFAAAEDAQPREALEAAHKEAEAALETATQEADTLAAAADEADVELAHTLLEAEQARVANMQQRKNEATIRITELRGRIEQATGAAEQADKAEARLEKAETELDKATRRAEAIKLLRTTLYACREEARAKYTAPFNAAIRKRARVIYGKDVDFNFGEGLQITDRSLGDVTVPLQSLSGGAKEQLALLTRFAIADLVTETGETAPVPVVVDDALGATDPERLALMNTLFTQAGKNAQVLVLTCFPQRFDRVAAAKTVHIDELKHADEQ, from the coding sequence ATGCGCATCCACTCCCTGACGATTACAAACTTCCGCGCCATCGAGCACCTGGAACTCAAGGAACTCCCCGAGACTGGCGTGATCATCGTCCACGGCCCCAACGAGGCGGGCAAGTCCACCATCCTGGAGGGCATTGACCTGGTGCTCAACGAGCGCCACTCCGCCAAGGGCAAGAAGATTGCCAAGTACGCCCCAGCCAACAAGGACGTCGGCCCCGAGGTCGAACTTTCCGCGGCCGTGGGCGAGGTGGAGTTCACGGTGCGCAAGCGCTGGCTGAAATCGCCCCAGGCAGAGCTGACCGTGCGCGCGCCGCGCCGGGAGAACTTCACCGGCCGCAACGCCGACGACGAGCTCGCCCGTATCCTCGACGAGCACCTCGACCGCACGCTGATGGAGACGCTGTTCCTCCGCCAGGGCGAGCTCGACCCGGCCGTGCAAGCCGCCGGTGTGCCCACAATCGCCACCGCGCTCGACGCGGGCGAGGGTGCCGGCGAGTCTGGGGCGGAAGACACCCAGCTCATGCAGGAGGTGGACGCCGAGTACGCCAAGTACTGGACCAACGCTGCAAATCCCAAGCCGAAGGCGGCCTTTAAAAAGCTTGCGACAGATGTGGAGCAGGCCCGCGAGGAGTATGAGGCGCGCGTGGCAGAGGTGGAGAGCTTAAGCCGCTATGTCGACGAGGTCGCCCGCCGCGAGGAAGAGATCACCCAGGTCGACACCGAGCTGCCCGGGGCCGAGGAGGCGTTGGCAAAGCGCGTGCAGGAGGCCAAGGCGGCAGAAGAACTGGCGGAAAAGCTCGGGCAGGCGAACGCGAAGCGCGAGCAAGCCGCGCACGAGCGCAAACGCGCGACCCAGGATTTGGAAGCACGCACCGCGTTGGCCGAGCGCGTCGCGGTACTGCGCAAGGAGGAAGCAGACCTACGCACATCGCTGGAGCCCGCGCGTGAAGCCGCGGAAGACGAGGAGACGCAGGTCACGCAGCTGCGGGAGGGGCTCACCAAGGCAAAAGAAGCCGTGGCTGCGGCCCGCGCTGAAGTGAAAAAGGCCGAGCAGCGCCGCGATTTCGCGCGCGCCACGCAGCGGCATGCGACGGTGGAGGCGCACCTGAAGCGCGTCAAGGAGGCTGAGAAGGCCTACCGCGAAGCGCTCGATGCCACACCTGCAAAAGAGATCACGGACGCCGACGTGCGCGCGGCTGAGACCGCAGAAAACGAGGTCGCGCTGCAGCGCAAGTTACGCGACGCGGCCTCGTCCAAGGTGGAGCTTAGCGGTAAGGACGGCACGGTCACCGTCGACGGCGAGACGGTAGAAGTCCAAGCCACGGAGTCGGCGGAAATCAACGTCTTCGACGGCACCCGCATCGACATCGAAGGCTTTCAGCTGACCTACCGCGCCGCCCAAGGTGCCCAGGACCCGCGCGAGGCGGTCCGCGAGGCGGAAGCGGCGCTCGCCGAGCTGCTCGAGGCCGCCGGCTGCGAGAGCGTCGAAGAGCTGCGTGACCTGCGCGATGCGCACAAGGCGCAGGCCGCCGAAGTAGAGGCCGCGCGCCGCCGACGCGAGGACGTACTCGCCGGTGCCGACCGCGAGGAGCTCGCTTCGGAGCACGAGCGCCTGGCCGCGAGCATTGCAGAGCTCGCCGAGGCGCTGGGCGTGGATGACAAGGCTGAGAGCATCGACGAGGCGGACGCCGAAAACGCGGTCAGGGACGCCCACACCGCACTCGGCGCGGCCGAGCGCGAGGCGGAGCAGGCGGAGGCGGCTCTGAAACCTTACGCAGAGCTCAAAGCAGCAAAGGCACTCGCGGTGCTGGAGGCGCGGGTGGAGGCCAAGGCCACCGAGGCAGCAGGCGCGGACAAGGAGTTCGCCGCTGCGGAAGACGCGCAGCCGCGCGAGGCGCTCGAGGCCGCGCACAAGGAGGCGGAAGCCGCGCTTGAAACAGCGACGCAGGAGGCGGACACGCTCGCCGCCGCTGCTGACGAGGCCGACGTGGAGCTTGCCCACACATTGCTCGAGGCAGAGCAGGCGCGCGTGGCGAACATGCAGCAACGCAAGAACGAGGCGACCATCCGCATTACCGAGCTGCGTGGCCGCATCGAGCAAGCCACCGGTGCCGCCGAGCAGGCCGACAAGGCCGAGGCACGCCTGGAAAAGGCGGAGACCGAGCTTGACAAGGCCACCCGCCGCGCCGAGGCGATCAAGCTGCTGCGCACCACGCTCTATGCCTGCCGCGAGGAAGCGCGAGCGAAGTACACCGCGCCCTTCAACGCGGCCATCCGCAAGCGCGCCCGCGTGATCTACGGCAAGGACGTCGATTTCAACTTCGGCGAAGGGCTGCAGATTACGGATCGCTCGCTTGGCGACGTCACCGTGCCCCTCCAGTCCCTCTCCGGCGGCGCGAAAGAACAGCTCGCCCTACTCACACGCTTCGCCATCGCGGACCTAGTCACCGAAACCGGCGAGACCGCCCCGGTGCCCGTGGTGGTGGACGACGCGCTCGGAGCCACCGATCCAGAGCGACTTGCGCTGATGAATACGCTGTTTACCCAGGCGGGCAAGAACGCGCAGGTGCTCGTGCTGACGTGCTTCCCGCAGCGCTTCGACCGCGTCGCCGCGGCAAAGACGGTGCATATTGATGAGCTGAAGCATGCAGACGAGCAGTGA
- a CDS encoding ArsR/SmtB family transcription factor: protein MNDYVATTENTGLDCCSLGSGLLSEDDATRYADLFKVLADPGRLQLLSRIAEEGCEPMSVGELTQRSGLSQPTVSHHLKKLTEAGLLEKSRQGRTVIHRLRPELFEELRTVLQIG, encoded by the coding sequence ATGAACGATTACGTCGCCACCACAGAAAACACCGGCCTCGACTGCTGCTCGCTGGGCTCCGGCTTGCTCTCCGAAGACGACGCGACGCGTTACGCGGACCTGTTCAAAGTTTTAGCGGACCCCGGCCGACTACAACTTCTCTCCAGAATCGCCGAAGAGGGCTGCGAGCCGATGAGCGTGGGCGAACTCACGCAACGCTCCGGGCTAAGCCAACCGACAGTTTCCCACCACCTCAAAAAGCTTACCGAGGCCGGCCTCCTAGAAAAGAGCCGCCAGGGCAGGACAGTCATACACCGGCTGCGCCCGGAGCTGTTCGAGGAACTTCGCACCGTGCTGCAAATCGGCTGA
- a CDS encoding SWIM zinc finger family protein codes for MTKKKRPQEGNVIYANFGQRKRVSSAAETGERVMSARAMNQPAMRMINAAVRQTDLGRATRGREYAAGGHVHDLHFDRARITASVVGSQNYPFEASILLPFRSAAEVREALGTLAREAGAVDKALKGDINDDVLDVLLFSAPEEVYTSCTCPDSARVCKHIVAVADRAAQQLDATPSLVFSLRDITVAGLEQIVREEAASIAHESTIPGSEFFWTGHELPELPNPKIAPMIEDSDMDLLQTAMQSISFTNIDQMRAVADIEELYEDLTRED; via the coding sequence ATGACAAAAAAGAAGCGCCCCCAGGAGGGCAATGTCATCTACGCCAACTTTGGGCAGCGCAAGCGCGTGTCTTCGGCGGCCGAGACCGGCGAGCGGGTGATGTCCGCGCGTGCGATGAACCAGCCCGCAATGCGGATGATCAACGCGGCGGTGCGGCAGACCGACCTCGGGCGTGCCACCCGCGGGCGGGAGTACGCTGCCGGCGGACACGTGCATGACCTGCACTTTGACCGGGCACGGATTACGGCCTCGGTGGTGGGCAGCCAGAACTACCCCTTCGAGGCGTCGATCCTGCTGCCGTTTCGCTCCGCAGCGGAGGTCCGCGAGGCGCTCGGCACGCTTGCGCGCGAGGCCGGTGCGGTTGATAAAGCGCTCAAGGGCGATATCAACGACGACGTGCTCGACGTGCTGCTCTTTAGCGCGCCGGAAGAGGTCTATACTTCCTGCACCTGCCCGGACAGCGCGCGAGTGTGCAAGCACATCGTGGCGGTGGCGGACCGGGCCGCGCAGCAGCTGGATGCCACGCCCTCGCTGGTCTTCAGCCTCCGGGACATAACCGTCGCGGGCTTGGAGCAGATCGTGCGCGAGGAGGCCGCCTCGATTGCGCACGAGAGTACGATCCCGGGCTCCGAGTTCTTCTGGACCGGCCACGAGCTGCCCGAACTGCCGAACCCGAAGATCGCGCCGATGATCGAGGACTCCGACATGGACCTGCTGCAGACCGCGATGCAGTCCATCTCTTTTACCAACATCGACCAGATGCGCGCGGTGGCCGACATTGAGGAGCTCTACGAGGACCTCACCCGCGAGGATTAG
- a CDS encoding low molecular weight phosphatase family protein, whose translation MKPSVLFVCVGNGGKSQMAAALAEKHAGSQLGIHSAGTKPGTSLNQESVEAIAEAGADMSRGTPKPIDPELLRSVDRVVVLGEDAQVDMPDDARGTLERWRTDEPSLRGIEGMQRMRLVRDDIDARVRSLIDELL comes from the coding sequence ATGAAGCCCTCAGTCTTGTTTGTGTGCGTCGGCAACGGCGGAAAGTCCCAGATGGCGGCGGCGCTCGCCGAGAAGCACGCGGGTAGCCAGCTCGGCATCCACTCCGCGGGCACCAAACCTGGCACGTCGCTGAACCAGGAATCGGTCGAGGCGATCGCAGAGGCCGGCGCCGACATGTCGCGCGGCACGCCCAAACCCATCGATCCGGAACTGCTGCGCAGCGTTGATCGCGTTGTGGTGCTCGGCGAAGACGCGCAGGTGGACATGCCCGACGACGCACGCGGCACGCTGGAGCGCTGGCGTACCGACGAACCCTCGCTCCGCGGCATCGAAGGCATGCAGCGCATGCGCCTCGTACGCGACGACATTGACGCCCGTGTGCGCTCGCTTATCGACGAACTCCTGTAA
- a CDS encoding DEAD/DEAH box helicase, with translation MPQYLLHGLWLPESGLNIWVEQVSGHRVLTFADVPDGTFPRLVTELLAGNHFRGRAPITLQTPKGKQVTLRAPTATFSPTRTVAALEKLSLLDDDQRATLAPDLKWLIHAYRGLEQFVRAGRVTIHVPKRDAHFYAQFKLGTGVKERGWLAQMVAAAPGVIVLNDPNISEDLAQTLTHWVATQRLHAMEVPSRVRPYPWHDFVASLVFGTPLRRGGASLVSKINDWSGSITAVNLQLVFLVEAPDDEPEDAESAESAEATGELTWPVRVQVRAGTDAPRPVRQSDYDAQTAQTLRDTLQRAIDVSELVDYRRHGGARDMRSGDWDCYLSTEEIVRFVETEAAKLQREGFTVMLPKAWSRAVTSAKLKVSKPENPYDSSTVTRIGFDQLVEYDWRISVGDTELTDAEMKELINSKTGLIKLRGEWVLANGKDLSRTRQYMKKLQRSALEEAKAAVERAEKLAELAEAAGSDDAAELRAAATQAQQRYEELLKDEGEGVVSAAELRQLALESLTEEPIEFTGSTWFTSLLGGQDRPAPERVEIPDTVHAHLREYQRRGVDWLDFMSRNNLGAVLADDMGLGKTLQLLALLAVEHEAGRVQGPTLVVAPTSVVGNWAREADRFVPELDVVVHHGSGRAKGMELVDKLSQADLVITSYGVVGRDARELALVQWDHVVCDEAQAIKNSGTQASKSVRAIPARHRIALTGTPIENKLAELRSLLDWVNPGMLGSQAFFRNHFAKAIESQRDEELAAEMGQRLQRLTAPFILRRVKTDAAIIDDLPEKREHVIAVDMTDEQAALYTALVGSTKQELERREGMARRGLVLATITRIKQVCNHPAHFLGDGSPVTVQGKQRSGKVAKLMELLFKAVEQGERVLIFTQYKAFGDLLQPYLSEQLGEEIPFLHGGVGKSARDAMVERFQREDGPRAMLLSLKAGGTGLNLTAASVVVHMDRWWNPAVENQATDRAFRIGQRKDVTVYKMITKGTMEESIQDILDGKMQLAGTVVGEGEGWITELDTEDLSRLISYRGRQE, from the coding sequence ATGCCTCAATACCTGCTCCACGGACTTTGGTTGCCGGAGTCCGGGCTCAACATCTGGGTTGAGCAGGTCTCCGGTCACAGGGTGCTCACCTTCGCGGATGTGCCTGATGGCACCTTTCCGCGGCTGGTCACGGAGCTTTTGGCGGGCAATCACTTCCGCGGTCGCGCGCCGATCACGCTGCAGACACCGAAGGGCAAGCAAGTCACGCTGCGCGCGCCCACGGCCACGTTCTCGCCGACGCGCACCGTCGCGGCTCTAGAAAAGCTTTCGCTTCTCGACGATGACCAGCGCGCCACCCTCGCACCCGATCTCAAGTGGCTCATCCACGCCTATCGGGGGCTTGAGCAGTTCGTGCGCGCCGGGCGCGTGACCATTCACGTGCCGAAGCGGGATGCCCACTTCTACGCGCAGTTCAAGCTGGGTACCGGTGTGAAGGAGCGCGGATGGCTGGCGCAGATGGTGGCTGCGGCGCCGGGGGTGATTGTGCTCAATGACCCGAATATCAGTGAGGATCTGGCGCAGACGCTCACGCACTGGGTCGCCACCCAGCGGCTGCACGCGATGGAGGTGCCGTCGCGGGTGCGGCCGTACCCGTGGCACGACTTTGTGGCTTCGCTGGTCTTCGGTACGCCGCTGCGCCGGGGTGGCGCGTCGCTGGTGAGCAAGATCAACGACTGGAGCGGCTCGATCACCGCGGTGAACCTGCAGCTGGTGTTTCTGGTCGAGGCACCTGATGACGAGCCGGAGGACGCGGAGTCGGCCGAGTCCGCCGAAGCGACCGGCGAACTTACGTGGCCGGTGCGCGTGCAGGTGCGCGCGGGCACGGATGCGCCGCGGCCGGTGCGCCAGTCGGATTACGACGCGCAGACCGCGCAGACCTTGCGTGATACGTTGCAGCGCGCCATCGATGTCAGCGAGCTGGTGGATTACCGCCGCCACGGAGGAGCGCGCGACATGCGCAGCGGCGACTGGGACTGCTACCTGTCCACCGAGGAGATCGTGCGCTTCGTGGAAACGGAAGCGGCGAAGCTGCAGCGCGAAGGGTTTACCGTCATGCTGCCCAAGGCGTGGTCGCGCGCGGTAACCTCGGCGAAGCTCAAGGTGAGCAAGCCGGAGAACCCCTACGATTCCTCCACGGTCACCCGCATCGGCTTTGACCAGCTGGTGGAGTACGACTGGCGGATCTCGGTGGGCGATACCGAGCTGACGGATGCGGAGATGAAGGAGCTGATCAACTCCAAAACCGGTCTGATCAAGCTGCGCGGGGAGTGGGTGCTCGCCAACGGCAAGGACTTGTCGCGCACCCGCCAGTACATGAAGAAGCTCCAGCGCAGCGCGCTCGAAGAGGCTAAGGCGGCGGTCGAGCGGGCGGAAAAGCTTGCCGAGCTTGCGGAGGCCGCGGGCTCCGACGATGCGGCCGAGCTGCGCGCGGCGGCCACCCAGGCCCAGCAGCGCTACGAGGAGCTGCTCAAGGACGAGGGCGAGGGCGTGGTTTCTGCAGCGGAGCTGCGCCAGCTCGCGCTCGAGTCGCTGACGGAGGAGCCGATCGAGTTTACGGGCTCGACCTGGTTTACCTCGCTGCTCGGCGGCCAGGACCGCCCGGCCCCGGAGCGTGTGGAGATCCCCGACACGGTGCACGCGCACTTGCGCGAGTATCAGCGCCGCGGGGTGGATTGGCTCGACTTCATGTCGCGCAACAACTTAGGGGCCGTGCTTGCCGACGACATGGGGTTGGGCAAAACCCTCCAACTCCTTGCCCTGCTCGCCGTCGAGCACGAGGCGGGGCGGGTCCAGGGGCCGACCCTGGTGGTCGCGCCGACCTCGGTGGTGGGCAACTGGGCGCGCGAGGCCGACCGCTTTGTGCCGGAGTTGGACGTGGTGGTCCACCACGGCAGCGGGCGCGCGAAAGGCATGGAGCTGGTGGACAAGCTCTCGCAGGCCGACCTGGTGATTACTTCCTACGGCGTGGTGGGCCGCGATGCGCGCGAGCTGGCCTTGGTGCAGTGGGACCATGTGGTGTGTGATGAGGCGCAGGCGATTAAGAATTCGGGGACGCAGGCGTCGAAAAGCGTGCGAGCAATACCCGCACGACACCGCATTGCGCTGACCGGCACCCCGATTGAAAATAAGCTGGCTGAGCTGCGCAGCCTGCTTGATTGGGTGAACCCAGGCATGCTGGGCTCGCAGGCGTTTTTCCGCAATCACTTCGCCAAGGCGATTGAGTCGCAGCGCGACGAGGAGCTGGCGGCGGAGATGGGGCAGCGGCTGCAGCGGCTGACCGCGCCGTTTATTCTGCGGCGGGTGAAGACGGATGCCGCGATTATTGATGACCTGCCGGAAAAGCGCGAGCACGTCATCGCCGTCGACATGACCGACGAGCAGGCAGCACTGTATACCGCGCTGGTGGGCAGCACGAAGCAGGAACTCGAGCGGCGCGAGGGGATGGCGCGGCGCGGGCTCGTGCTGGCCACGATCACGCGCATCAAGCAGGTGTGCAACCACCCCGCGCACTTTCTTGGCGACGGCTCGCCGGTCACAGTCCAAGGCAAGCAGCGCTCCGGCAAGGTGGCCAAGCTCATGGAACTGCTCTTTAAGGCTGTGGAGCAAGGCGAGCGGGTCCTGATCTTTACCCAGTACAAGGCCTTTGGTGACCTTTTGCAGCCCTACCTTTCCGAGCAGCTCGGCGAGGAGATTCCGTTTCTGCACGGCGGGGTGGGCAAGTCGGCGCGCGACGCGATGGTGGAACGTTTCCAGCGCGAGGATGGGCCGCGCGCGATGCTTTTGAGCTTAAAGGCGGGCGGTACCGGGCTGAACCTCACGGCGGCGTCGGTGGTGGTGCACATGGATCGCTGGTGGAACCCGGCGGTGGAAAACCAGGCCACTGACCGCGCCTTCCGCATCGGGCAGCGCAAGGACGTGACCGTGTACAAGATGATTACCAAGGGCACGATGGAGGAGTCCATCCAGGACATTCTCGACGGCAAGATGCAGCTGGCCGGCACCGTCGTCGGCGAGGGCGAGGGTTGGATTACTGAGCTGGACACCGAGGATCTGTCGCGCCTGATCAGCTACCGAGGGAGGCAAGAGTAA
- a CDS encoding MarR family winged helix-turn-helix transcriptional regulator, with the protein MTLDPRWLNDDEQELWRLMLAASRKISRVIDDTLQAESDLSSSEFSVLVSLSEAENHSLRLRDLCAVLDWDRSRTSHQVTRMEKRGLVTKAKSPGDARGVLVCLTDEGMRRLEAAAPEHVESVRRLVFDHMDPETAAPLRAFFTSVLGVTNVPGHADYRGAQPMSP; encoded by the coding sequence ATGACACTTGATCCTCGCTGGCTCAACGATGATGAGCAGGAACTCTGGCGGCTCATGCTCGCGGCGTCGAGAAAGATCTCGCGTGTAATCGACGACACGCTGCAGGCGGAATCTGACCTGTCTTCCTCGGAGTTCTCGGTGCTGGTGAGCCTGTCCGAGGCCGAGAATCACTCGCTGCGCCTGCGTGACCTCTGCGCGGTCTTGGACTGGGACCGCTCGCGGACTTCCCACCAGGTCACCCGGATGGAAAAGCGCGGGCTGGTGACCAAGGCGAAGAGCCCCGGGGATGCCCGCGGCGTGCTCGTGTGCCTGACCGACGAGGGGATGCGCAGGCTCGAGGCTGCGGCCCCGGAGCACGTAGAAAGCGTGCGTCGGCTTGTCTTCGATCACATGGACCCGGAGACCGCTGCGCCACTGCGCGCGTTTTTCACGAGCGTCTTGGGCGTGACCAATGTGCCGGGGCACGCGGATTACCGCGGCGCGCAGCCAATGAGCCCTTAG
- the arsB gene encoding ACR3 family arsenite efflux transporter, whose translation MEDTTSQPVERMSFLDRFLPVWIMLAMAAGLALGRAVPGLSGALESLEVGSISLPIALGLLVMMYPPLAKVRYDKTREIATDKRLMTVSIILNWIVGPAFMFALAWIFLPDAPELRTGLIIVGLARCIAMVLVWSDLACADREATAVLVAINSVFQVVMFGVLGWFYLQILPAWLGLETTSVKFSFWAIVSSVLVFLGIPLLAGLLSRIIGERTKGRDWYENTFLPRISPLALIGLLYTIVLLFSLQGDQILSQPWTVARVAIPLLCYFVGMFAIALLVAKLSGMDYAQSASVAFTAAGNNFELAIAVAIGTFGATSAQALAGTIGPLIEIPILVGLVYLMRGIGPKLFPGDPTLPKLS comes from the coding sequence ATGGAAGACACAACCTCTCAGCCGGTAGAGCGTATGTCGTTTCTTGACCGCTTCCTGCCGGTGTGGATCATGCTCGCCATGGCGGCGGGCCTCGCCCTCGGCCGAGCGGTGCCGGGGCTTTCGGGCGCACTTGAGAGTCTCGAAGTCGGAAGCATCTCGCTTCCGATCGCGCTCGGCCTCCTGGTCATGATGTACCCGCCTTTGGCCAAGGTGCGCTACGACAAGACCCGCGAGATTGCCACCGACAAACGTCTCATGACCGTGTCCATCATCTTGAACTGGATTGTCGGCCCCGCGTTCATGTTCGCGCTCGCCTGGATCTTCCTGCCAGATGCCCCGGAGCTGCGCACCGGTTTGATCATCGTCGGTCTCGCCCGCTGCATCGCCATGGTGTTGGTGTGGTCCGACCTCGCCTGCGCTGACCGGGAAGCCACCGCAGTGCTGGTAGCTATCAACTCGGTGTTCCAGGTGGTCATGTTCGGCGTACTCGGCTGGTTCTACCTGCAAATCCTGCCTGCCTGGCTGGGGCTGGAAACCACCTCGGTGAAGTTCTCGTTCTGGGCGATCGTGTCCTCCGTGCTGGTCTTTTTGGGTATCCCGCTGTTGGCCGGGCTGCTGTCTCGCATTATCGGCGAGCGCACCAAGGGCCGCGACTGGTACGAAAACACCTTCCTGCCCCGGATCTCCCCACTCGCGCTGATCGGCCTGCTGTACACAATCGTCCTGCTTTTCTCGTTGCAAGGCGACCAGATCCTCTCCCAGCCGTGGACGGTGGCACGGGTGGCGATCCCGCTGCTGTGCTACTTCGTCGGCATGTTCGCTATTGCACTCTTGGTAGCCAAACTGTCCGGCATGGACTACGCCCAGTCGGCCTCGGTGGCGTTCACGGCTGCCGGCAACAACTTCGAGTTGGCCATCGCAGTGGCGATCGGCACGTTCGGCGCCACCTCCGCCCAGGCGCTGGCGGGCACCATCGGGCCGCTTATCGAGATCCCTATCCTCGTCGGCCTCGTCTACCTCATGCGTGGGATCGGCCCGAAACTGTTCCCGGGTGACCCAACCCTGCCCAAATTGTCCTAA
- a CDS encoding metallophosphoesterase family protein, with the protein MTKTTFIHSSDLQIGMTRKFLSPEAQSRFDEARERSIDALGTLAVERGAAFIVIAGDVFEHNALEKRTLGRALEALRRLPVPVYLLPGNHDPLVADSIFRHTEDIPNVTVLVDESPVEAAAGVEVVGAPLLTKHPSEDLCARVVRGLEPTDKVRILVGHGQVQGFGKEDAEALIQLDVLEDAVERGVVDYVALGDSHSTASLGASGKVWFSGAPETTDYAEHTGPEIGGEADSGNALVVEIDKQDGRAQVQVDKVRTGTWTFDALFWEVADADDVDAVIAQLREYPDKDRTVIKYTLTGTLGLEATRTLERELGELEPVFAALYPRERLMDLHLEPSQEELDNLPLTGFANQAMHELIGQATEGDATARDAVNLLFRLSQEAN; encoded by the coding sequence ATGACAAAAACAACATTTATCCATAGCTCCGATCTGCAGATCGGGATGACGCGAAAGTTCTTAAGCCCGGAGGCGCAGTCGCGTTTCGACGAGGCGCGCGAGCGCTCTATCGACGCGCTCGGCACGCTCGCAGTCGAGCGGGGTGCCGCCTTTATCGTCATCGCCGGCGATGTGTTTGAGCACAACGCCCTAGAGAAGCGCACGCTCGGCCGCGCGCTCGAGGCGCTGCGCCGCTTACCTGTGCCCGTCTACTTACTCCCGGGCAACCACGACCCGCTCGTGGCCGATTCCATCTTCCGCCACACGGAGGACATACCCAATGTCACAGTGCTTGTCGACGAGTCGCCGGTCGAGGCCGCCGCAGGAGTAGAAGTCGTCGGCGCGCCCCTATTAACCAAGCACCCCTCCGAGGACCTCTGTGCGCGCGTAGTGCGGGGGCTCGAGCCCACCGACAAGGTGCGCATTTTAGTCGGCCACGGCCAGGTACAGGGCTTTGGCAAGGAAGATGCTGAGGCGCTGATCCAGCTCGACGTGCTGGAAGACGCAGTAGAGCGGGGAGTGGTTGACTACGTCGCGCTTGGGGACTCGCACTCGACCGCGTCTCTGGGTGCGAGCGGGAAGGTCTGGTTTTCCGGGGCCCCGGAGACAACCGATTACGCAGAGCACACCGGCCCGGAGATCGGCGGCGAAGCAGACTCCGGCAACGCCCTAGTCGTGGAGATAGACAAGCAAGACGGGCGCGCTCAGGTGCAGGTGGACAAGGTCCGCACCGGCACCTGGACCTTCGATGCACTGTTTTGGGAGGTGGCCGACGCAGACGATGTCGACGCTGTGATTGCCCAGCTGCGGGAGTACCCGGACAAGGACCGCACCGTGATTAAGTACACGCTCACCGGCACGCTCGGGCTCGAAGCCACGCGCACCTTGGAGCGAGAACTGGGCGAACTCGAGCCGGTCTTCGCCGCACTCTACCCGCGCGAGCGGCTCATGGACCTCCACCTCGAACCCAGCCAGGAAGAGCTGGACAACCTCCCGCTGACCGGTTTTGCCAACCAGGCCATGCACGAACTCATCGGCCAGGCCACCGAGGGCGACGCCACCGCCCGCGACGCGGTCAACCTGCTGTTCCGACTCTCCCAGGAGGCGAACTAA
- a CDS encoding PspC domain-containing protein yields MTYQNYNPNNAPKRLTRSTTDKVIGGVCGGFAQYFNIDPVIVRVIAVFLLLFGIFPMFLAYLAAWAIMPAEF; encoded by the coding sequence ATGACCTACCAGAACTACAACCCGAACAACGCTCCGAAGCGCCTGACCCGCTCCACGACCGACAAGGTGATCGGCGGCGTCTGCGGCGGATTCGCCCAGTACTTCAACATCGACCCGGTGATCGTGCGTGTGATCGCAGTTTTCCTGCTCCTGTTTGGCATTTTCCCGATGTTCCTGGCCTACCTCGCGGCCTGGGCCATCATGCCGGCGGAGTTCTAG